Proteins from a genomic interval of Coccinella septempunctata chromosome 2, icCocSept1.1, whole genome shotgun sequence:
- the LOC123306762 gene encoding endocuticle structural glycoprotein SgAbd-2-like has product MKYYIISALYCVAVCLADKLNNVYLPPSNSITAGGNGNFLRAPISQGSIKSGSQFSSGSYQTSQQRNVYVNQQQSSSNNFASGSVQPQIAILRFNNQNEGDGTYRFEYETENKIAQQEVGQLKNAGTDQESSVVQGSYSYVGLDGQTYTVNYVADELGFRATGDHLPVAPEIPAEIQKALEQNAADEARGIVDDGQYRPGPSREINSAQVDRKYLTPKVPGAYQQVKQGYVY; this is encoded by the exons ATGAAATATTAT ATTATCTCAGCCCTTTACTGCGTTGCAGTGTGTCTTGCAGATAAGCTCAACAACGTCTACCTACCACCGTCTAATTCAATCACAGCTGGTGGCAATGGAAATTTTTTGAGAGCTCCAATCAGTCAAGGCTCAATTAAATCTGGATCACAGTTTTCGTCAGGAAGCTATCAAACTTCCCAGCAAAGGAATGTTTACGTAAACCAGCAACAATCATCCAGCAACAATTTTGCCTCTGGTTCTGTTCAACCCCAAATTGCCATTTTGAGGTTCAACAATCAGAATGAAGGAGATGGCACCTACAGATTTGA ATACGAAACTGAGAACAAAATCGCCCAGCAGGAAGTTGGACAACTCAAGAATGCCGGAACTGATCAGGAAAGTAGCGTTGTTCAAGGATCGTACTCTTATGTTGGACTCGATGGTCAAACTTACACTGTCAACTACGTAGCTGATGAACTTGGTTTCAGAGCCACTGGTGATCATTTGCCTGTTGCTCCAGAAATTCCTGCTGAAATACAGAAAGCTCTCGAACAAAATGCTGCTGACGAAGCCAGAGGAATTGTTGATGATGGACAATATAGACCAGGCCCATCTAGAGAAATCAACTCCGCCCAAGTGGACAGAAAATACCTGACTCCAAAAGTTCCTGGTGCTTACCAGCAAGTAAAGCAAGGATACGTTTATTGA
- the LOC123306761 gene encoding endocuticle structural glycoprotein SgAbd-2-like — protein MKYYIISALCCVAVCLADKLNNVYLPPSNSITAGGNGNFLRAPISQGSIKSGSQFSSGSYQTSQQRNVYENQQQSFNKNFASGSVQPQIAILRFNNQNEGDGTYRFEYETENKIAQQEVGQLKNAGTDQESSVVQGSYSYVGLDGQTYTVNYVADELGFRATGDHLPVAPEIPAEIQKALEQNAADEARGIVDDGQYRPGPSREINSAQVDRKYLTPKVPGAYQQVKQGYVY, from the exons ATGAAATATTAT ATTATCTCAGCTCTTTGCTGCGTTGCAGTGTGTCTTGCAGATAAGCTCAACAACGTCTACCTACCACCATCTAATTCAATTACAGCTGGTGGCAATGGAAATTTCTTGAGAGCTCCAATCAGTCAAGGCTCAATTAAATCTGGATCACAGTTTTCGTCAGGAAGCTATCAAACTTCCCAGCAAAGGAATGTTTACGAAAACCAGCaacaatcattcaacaaaaatttCGCATCTGGTTCCGTCCAACCCCAAATTGCTATTTTGAGGTTCAACAATCAAAATGAAGGAGATGGCACATACAGATTTGA ATACGAAACCGAGAACAAAATCGCTCAACAGGAAGTTGGACAACTCAAGAATGCCGGAACTGATCAGGAAAGCAGCGTTGTTCAAGGATCGTACTCTTATGTTGGACTCGATGGTCAAACTTACACTGTCAACTACGTAGCTGATGAACTTGGTTTCAGAGCCACAGGTGATCATTTGCCTGTTGCTCCAGAAATTCCAGCTGAAATACAGAAAGCTCTCGAACAAAATGCTGCTGACGAAGCCAGAGGAATTGTTGATGATGGACAATACAGACCAGGCCCATCTAGAGAAATCAACTCCGCCCAAGTCGACAGAAAATACTTGACTCCAAAAGTTCCTGGTGCTTACCAGCAAGTAAAGCAAGGATACGTTTATTGA
- the LOC123308422 gene encoding endocuticle structural glycoprotein SgAbd-2-like, translating to MKYYIISALCCVAVCLADKLNNVYLPPSNSITAGGNGNFLRAPISQGSIKSGSQFSSGSYQTSQQRNVYENQQQSFNKNFASGSVQPQIAILRFNNQNEGDGTYRFEYETENKIAQQEVGQLKNAGTDQESSVVQGSYSYVGLDGQTYTVNYVADELGFRATGDHLPVAPEIPAEIQKALEQNAADEARGIVDDGQYRPGPSREINSAQVDRKYLTPKVPGAYQQVKQGYVY from the exons ATGAAATATTAT ATTATCTCAGCTCTCTGCTGCGTTGCAGTGTGTCTTGCAGATAAGCTCAACAACGTCTACCTACCACCGTCTAATTCAATCACAGCTGGTGGCAATGGAAATTTTTTGAGAGCACCTATCAGCCAAGGCTCAATTAAATCTGGATCACAGTTTTCTTCAGGAAGCTATCAAACTTCCCAGCAAAGGAATGTTTACGAAAACCAGCaacaatcattcaacaaaaatttCGCATCTGGTTCCGTCCAACCCCAAATTGCTATTTTGAGGTTCAACAATCAGAATGAAGGAGATGGCACCTACAGATTTGA ATACGAAACTGAGAACAAAATCGCCCAGCAGGAAGTTGGACAACTTAAGAATGCCGGAACTGATCAGGAAAGCAGCGTTGTTCAAGGATCGTACTCTTATGTTGGACTCGATGGTCAAACTTACACTGTCAACTACGTAGCTGATGAACTTGGTTTCAGAGCCACTGGTGATCATTTGCCTGTTGCTCCAGAAATTCCTGCTGAAATACAGAAAGCTCTCGAACAAAATGCTGCTGACGAAGCCAGAGGAATTGTTGATGATGGACAATATAGACCAGGCCCATCTAGAGAAATCAACTCCGCCCAAGTGGACAGAAAATACCTGACCCCAAAAGTTCCTGGTGCTTACCAGCAAGTAAAGCAAGGATACGTTTATTGA